Proteins co-encoded in one Zerene cesonia ecotype Mississippi chromosome 3, Zerene_cesonia_1.1, whole genome shotgun sequence genomic window:
- the LOC119837402 gene encoding protein toll-like, with translation MACKLIHVLTLALAIHVIGATRLMCPSHPNCVCGGTFAVELNCDIDGNVVKINLLPNTYINVKCENVTTLDYSKLPKCANEMNNFKSVSFKDCPLPTSSFKDVLEQLGVSKTMSLIFQNAKNLSGYFDRKHFSGLRDLTKLLLSVSGITHLPDNLFTDVNNLTWLNIRCNSINISEQLFKPLERLETLEISHNQMTNMSSNLFSHLAFLRKLSLWQSNVTWFSKDFFSGVNVLEELDLSSNGLNELPTLIFKPLSKLRKLTLFSNKFSSLPQNLFSTNNNLETVIILNNDVKMKELPRSLFGNLQNLKQIYIQRCGIEIVPYDVFGNSSQITNISLAYNDIGTLRESTFNDQINLLELDLSHNNLRNLESKLFSSLVRLEKLDLAYNSIEEISGSTFSSLLSLIYLNMEHNKLKTISSYLFSNNRQRMTISFAYNELDFETKELHNNSWTVNKISPFLHTYSLKLLNLSHNKFEVTYDDWWINGHEHLDISYNSIQSLWNHAPYSYKSVVKKPMKQVWIGHNPLHCYCKNFKFLDFLKEHFKIQVKDESTMHCSIWKKEACNMRFTIFVCFISISASVSTILMLFYLKYRKQLHSMIKNKLFNLSHPREKKEKERSVIIKYSEKDEEFVFKEILPGLRVHKNLRVHTKPIASDSNKENFIKHLKNSSKEGETTLVIFSPNYLMSAYSHVNIKKIRGEMLKAKKTVYVFTDMATENSIYAFLKEQRDRRTTILWNNPNFWNILLPVLSKEKYKMTFRGKDGVKQREEIDAPKTTTTKNSAGVSDRPTDPLDTFLHYQV, from the exons ATGGCTTGTAAATTGATACACGTGCTAACCCTAGCGTTGGCAATACACGTAATTGGTGCAACAAGACTGATGTGCCCAAGTCACCCTAACTGCGTTTGCGGCGGCACGTTCGCTGTTGAACTCAATTGCGACATCGACG GTAACGTCGTAAAGATAAACCTCCTACCGAATACgtacataaatgtaaaatgtgaaaatgttaCGACGTTAGATTATAGTAAGCTACCAAAATGTGccaatgaaatgaataattttaaatctgtcAGTTTCAAAGACTGTCCACTACCAACGTCGTCTTTTAAAGATGTTTTGGAACAACTTGGAGTATCTAAAACTATGTCattgatatttcaaaatgCGAAGAACCTCTCCGGGTATTTCGACAGAAAACATTTCTCTGGGCTTCGGGATCTGACAAAGCTATTACTGTCCGTGAGTGGGATCACTCACCTCCCGGATAATCTGTTTACGGAtgtgaataatttaacatgGCTCAACATACGATGTAACAGCATCAACATTTCCGAGCAGCTATTCAAACCACTTGAAAGATTAGAAACATTAGAAATAAGTCACAACCAAATGACTAATATGTCTTCAAATCTATTTTCCCATTTGGCATTTTTAAGAAAACTGTCACTATGGCAAAGTAACGTTACTTGGTTCTCCAAAGACTTTTTCTCCGGCGTAAACGTGCTTGAAGAATTAGATCTTAGTTCTAATGGACTTAACGAACTTCCTACGCTTATTTTTAAACCACTGAGCAAGTTGAGAAAGCTCACGTTGTTCTCCAACAAGTTTTCGTCTCTGCCACAAAATCTATTCTCGACAAACAATAACTTGGAGACGGTAATAATTCTTAACAATGATGTTAAAATGAAAGAACTTCCTCGAAGTTTATTTGGCAATTTGCAAAAtctgaaacaaatttatatacaacgaTGCGGAATAGAAATAGTCCCCTACGACGTTTTTGGAAATTCATcacaaataacaaacatatccTTAGCATACAATGACATCGGAACATTACGAGAATCGACATTTAACgatcaaataaatttgcttGAACTCGATTTAAGTCACAATAACTTGAGAAACTTAGAATCGAAGCTATTTTCCTCATTGGTGAGATTGGAAAAATTGGACTTAGCCTATAATTCCATTGAAGAAATTTCCGG ATCGACATTTTCTTCATTGTTAAGccttatatacttaaatatggAACACAATAAATTGAAGACAATATCGTCTTATTTATTCAGTAACAATAGGCAAAGAATGACAATATCCTTTGCGTACAACGAGCTAGACTTCGAGACTAAGGAACTACATAATAATTCTTGgactgtaaataaaatatctccaTTTCTACATACATATAGTTTGAAGCTACTCAATTTGAGTCACAATAAATTTGAAGTCACTTACGATGATTGGTGGATTAACGGACATGAACATTTGGATATCAGTTACAATTCTATCCAAAGTCTATGG AATCACGCACCCTACAGCTATAAAAGTGTTGTAAAAAAACCTATGAAACAAGTGTGGATAGGACACAACCCTCTtcattgttattgtaaaaattttaaatttctggACTTTCTAAaggaacattttaaaatacag GTAAAGGACGAAAGTACTATGCATTGTTCAATTTGGAAAAAAGAGGCTTGCAACATGCGCTTCACgatatttgtgtgttttatttctatatccGCATCAGTATCTACAATTCTTATgctattctatttaaaatatagaaagcaGTTGCATTCCATGATAAAAAACAAGCTTTTCAATTTGTCCCATCCTagagaaaagaaagaaaaagaacgaagcgttattattaaatactcaGAAAAGgatgaagaatttgtttttaaagagATTCTGCCCGGCTTACGTGTGCATAAAAATCTTAGGGTTCACACGAAACCTATAGCTAGTGACagcaataaagaaaattttatcaagCACCTAAAAAATAGTTCAAAAGAGGGAGAGACAACACTCGTTATTTTTTCACCCAACTACTTAATGTCAGCTTATAGTCacgtaaatataaagaaaatacgcGGCGAAATGTTAAAAGCGAAAAAGACGGTTTATGTATTTACCGACATGGCTACGGAAAATTCGATTTACGCCTTCTTAAAGGAGCAAAGGGATAGACGAACTACAATACTTTGGAATAACCCAAACTTTTGGAACATTCTATTGCCCGTGCTATCGAAAGAGAAATACAAAATGACGTTTCGAGGTAAGGACGGAGTGAAGCAACGCGAAGAAATTGACGCACCTAAAACGACCACTACTAAAAATTCCGCAGGTGTATCGGACCGACCCACAGACCCTTTAGATACCTTTTTGCACTATCAAGTTTAG